One Bradyrhizobium sp. CCGB12 genomic window carries:
- a CDS encoding homoserine kinase has translation MAVYTDVAADELADFLKQYDLGELLSYKGIAEGVENTNFLLHTSQGSFILTLYEKRVAKNDLPFFLALMTHLAEHGVTCPLPVKGRDGEALRELSGRPAAIITFLEGVWPRKPNAAHCAGVGEGLARMHLAGANFAVRRANALSVSGWRPLFDAASSRADEVQPGLRGFLSAELDHLSSGVWPTSLPEGVIHADLFNDNVFFLGDRLSGIIDFTFACNDMLAYDVAICLNAWCFEPDHSFNVTKARAFLNAYGRVRKLTTAEEAALPLLARGAAIRFLLTRLVDWLNVPEGALVKPKDPLEYFRKLRFHQSVSSVRDYGLMPSGLVA, from the coding sequence ATGGCGGTCTACACCGACGTCGCCGCCGACGAGCTTGCGGATTTCCTGAAGCAATACGATCTCGGCGAATTGCTCTCCTACAAGGGCATCGCCGAGGGCGTCGAAAATACCAACTTCCTGCTGCACACCAGCCAGGGATCGTTCATCCTCACGCTCTATGAGAAGCGCGTGGCGAAGAACGATCTGCCGTTCTTCCTCGCGCTGATGACGCATCTCGCCGAGCATGGCGTCACCTGCCCGTTGCCGGTGAAGGGAAGAGACGGCGAGGCGCTGCGCGAGCTGTCGGGCCGGCCGGCCGCGATCATCACCTTTCTCGAAGGCGTCTGGCCGCGCAAGCCGAACGCAGCCCATTGCGCCGGCGTCGGCGAGGGGCTGGCGAGGATGCATCTGGCCGGCGCCAATTTCGCGGTTCGGCGCGCCAACGCGCTCTCCGTCTCCGGCTGGCGGCCGCTGTTCGATGCAGCCTCAAGCCGTGCCGACGAGGTGCAGCCGGGCCTGCGCGGTTTTCTTTCCGCCGAGCTTGATCATCTCTCGAGCGGGGTCTGGCCCACCAGCCTGCCGGAGGGCGTGATCCACGCCGATCTCTTCAACGACAACGTCTTCTTTCTCGGCGACCGGCTCTCGGGGATCATCGACTTCACCTTCGCCTGCAACGACATGCTGGCCTATGACGTCGCGATCTGCCTCAACGCCTGGTGCTTCGAGCCGGACCATTCCTTCAACGTCACCAAGGCGCGCGCCTTCCTCAATGCCTATGGCCGGGTGCGAAAGCTCACCACAGCGGAAGAGGCCGCGCTCCCGCTGCTCGCGCGCGGCGCCGCGATCCGTTTCCTGCTGACGCGGCTGGTCGACTGGCTCAACGTGCCGGAGGGCGCGCTGGTGAAGCCGAAGGATCCCCTGGAATATTTCCGCAAGCTGCGTTTCCACCAGAGCGTGTCGAGCGTACGCGATTACGGGCTGATGCCGTCAGGACTGGTCGCGTGA
- the rnhA gene encoding ribonuclease HI, with translation MSELPNVTIYTDGACSGNPGPGGWGAILKFGDKEKELNGGQPHTTNNQMELMAAISALEALKKPCTVDLYTDSQYVRQGITGWIFGWKRNGWRTADKKPVKNVELWQRLDAALKQHEVRWHWVKGHAGHPENERADQLARDGIVKARLQQRVRE, from the coding sequence GTGAGCGAGCTTCCCAATGTCACGATCTATACCGACGGCGCCTGCTCGGGAAATCCCGGGCCCGGCGGCTGGGGCGCGATCCTGAAGTTCGGCGACAAGGAGAAGGAGCTGAACGGCGGCCAGCCGCACACCACCAACAACCAGATGGAGCTGATGGCGGCGATCTCGGCACTCGAAGCGCTGAAGAAGCCGTGCACGGTCGATCTCTACACCGACAGTCAGTATGTCCGGCAGGGCATCACCGGATGGATCTTCGGCTGGAAACGCAACGGCTGGCGCACCGCCGACAAGAAGCCGGTGAAGAATGTCGAGCTGTGGCAGCGCCTCGATGCCGCGCTGAAGCAGCACGAGGTCCGCTGGCACTGGGTCAAGGGCCACGCCGGGCACCCCGAGAACGAGCGTGCCGATCAATTGGCACGGGACGGGATCGTGAAGGCGAGGTTGCAGCAGCGGGTGAGGGAGTAG
- a CDS encoding peroxiredoxin: MAIQTGDKLPEAKFRVMTAEGPQVKTTDDIFKGKKVALFAVPGAYTGTCHKMHLPSIFLNAYAMKDKGVDTIAIVSVNDAFVMNAWKRDTDQRDEAIFLADGNAEFAKAIGMELDASANGLGIRSKRYSMLVEDGVVKKLNLEAMPGKVEVSGGDTLLGQL; encoded by the coding sequence ATGGCGATCCAGACTGGCGACAAGCTGCCCGAGGCGAAATTCCGCGTGATGACAGCGGAAGGCCCGCAGGTGAAGACCACCGACGATATTTTCAAGGGCAAGAAGGTGGCGCTGTTCGCGGTGCCCGGCGCCTACACCGGCACCTGCCACAAGATGCACCTGCCGAGCATCTTCCTCAACGCCTATGCCATGAAGGACAAGGGCGTCGACACCATCGCCATCGTCTCCGTCAACGACGCTTTCGTCATGAACGCCTGGAAGCGCGACACCGACCAGCGCGACGAGGCCATCTTCCTCGCCGACGGCAACGCCGAGTTCGCCAAGGCGATCGGCATGGAGCTGGACGCCTCCGCCAACGGCCTCGGCATCCGCTCCAAGCGCTATTCGATGCTGGTCGAGGACGGCGTGGTGAAGAAGCTGAACCTCGAGGCGATGCCCGGCAAGGTCGAGGTCTCCGGCGGCGACACGCTGCTCGGGCAGCTGTAA
- a CDS encoding DUF924 family protein → MTDIGDITPSGILAFWREAGGERWYKRDDAFDAEVRRRFLAVWQKAAAGEFASWEASDDGALALVIVLDQFPRNMFRGTPQAFASDAQARDVARRAIVRGVDRRVDPILLEFLYLPFMHSEHLADQLRCVALFQNTDNAENLKYAREHADIIQRFGRFPHRNRLLGRDTTEEEQAFLDGGGFAG, encoded by the coding sequence ATGACTGACATCGGCGACATCACGCCATCAGGCATTCTCGCCTTCTGGCGCGAGGCCGGCGGCGAGCGCTGGTACAAGCGCGACGACGCTTTCGATGCAGAGGTCAGGCGCCGCTTTCTCGCCGTGTGGCAGAAGGCGGCCGCCGGCGAGTTCGCATCATGGGAGGCGAGCGACGACGGCGCGCTCGCGCTCGTCATCGTGCTCGACCAGTTTCCCCGCAACATGTTCCGCGGTACGCCGCAGGCTTTTGCCAGCGACGCGCAGGCGCGCGACGTCGCCCGCCGCGCCATCGTGCGGGGCGTCGATCGCAGGGTCGATCCCATCCTGCTCGAATTCCTCTATCTGCCCTTCATGCATTCCGAGCACCTTGCCGACCAGCTGCGTTGCGTTGCGCTGTTTCAAAACACCGACAATGCCGAGAACCTGAAATACGCGCGCGAGCATGCCGACATCATCCAGCGGTTCGGCCGCTTCCCCCACCGCAACCGTCTGCTCGGCCGCGACACCACCGAGGAGGAGCAGGCCTTCCTCGACGGCGGCGGGTTTGCCGGCTGA
- a CDS encoding long-chain fatty acid--CoA ligase — protein MERIWLKQYPPGVPADIEPTQYASLVDLLEESFTKFADRKAFICMDKSISYRDLDQMSVALAAYLQGRGLQRGARVAIMMPNVLQYPVATAAVLRAGFAVVNVNPLYTPRELEHQLKDSGAEAIIVLENFAHTVEQVIAKTAVKHVIVASMGDLLGFKGVIVNLVVRRVKKMVPAWSLPGAVSFNDALSAGRGMTFNKPKLSPGDVAFLQYTGGTTGVSKGAALLHRNIVANVLQNDAWLQPALAAPPHVDQLMIVCALPLYHIFALTACYLLAVRAGGCNLLIPNPRDIAGFVKELAKYQVNSFPAVNTLYNGLMHHPDFKKLDFSKLKISNGGGMAVQRPVAEQWKAVTGCFIAEGYGLSETSPTLTCNPATTTEFSGSIGIPVPSTWISIRDDDGNEVPLGQPGEICAKGPQVMSGYWNRPEETAKVMTADGYFRTGDIGVMDEKGYTKIVDRKKDMILVSGFNVYPNEIEEVIASHPGVLECAVIGIPDSKSGEAVKAFVVKKDPNLTAEAVIKFCQEQLTGYKVPKHIEFRNDLPKTNVGKILRRQLRDEKAEAA, from the coding sequence ATGGAGCGCATCTGGCTCAAGCAATATCCGCCCGGCGTGCCCGCCGATATCGAGCCGACGCAATACGCATCGCTGGTCGACCTGTTGGAGGAGAGCTTCACCAAGTTCGCCGACCGCAAGGCGTTCATTTGCATGGACAAGTCGATCAGCTATCGCGACCTCGATCAGATGTCGGTCGCGCTCGCCGCCTATTTGCAGGGGCGCGGCCTGCAGCGCGGCGCCCGCGTCGCCATCATGATGCCGAACGTGCTGCAATATCCGGTCGCGACCGCCGCCGTGCTGCGCGCCGGCTTCGCGGTGGTCAACGTCAATCCGCTGTATACCCCGCGCGAGCTCGAGCACCAGCTCAAGGATTCCGGCGCCGAAGCCATCATCGTGCTGGAGAACTTTGCCCACACCGTTGAACAGGTGATCGCGAAGACCGCGGTGAAGCATGTCATCGTCGCCAGCATGGGCGACCTGCTCGGCTTCAAGGGCGTGATCGTCAATCTCGTCGTCCGCCGCGTCAAGAAGATGGTACCGGCCTGGTCGCTGCCGGGTGCGGTGTCTTTCAACGACGCGCTGTCGGCCGGCCGCGGCATGACCTTCAACAAGCCAAAACTATCGCCCGGCGACGTCGCCTTCCTGCAATATACCGGTGGCACCACCGGCGTCTCCAAGGGCGCCGCCCTGCTCCACCGCAACATCGTCGCCAACGTCCTGCAGAACGACGCCTGGCTCCAGCCGGCGCTCGCCGCGCCGCCGCATGTCGATCAGCTCATGATCGTCTGCGCGCTGCCGCTCTATCATATCTTCGCGCTGACGGCCTGCTACCTGCTCGCGGTGCGCGCCGGCGGCTGCAATCTCCTGATCCCCAATCCGCGCGACATCGCCGGCTTCGTCAAGGAGCTGGCGAAGTACCAGGTCAACAGCTTCCCGGCCGTGAACACGCTCTATAACGGGCTGATGCATCATCCTGATTTCAAGAAGCTCGACTTCTCCAAGCTGAAGATCTCCAACGGCGGCGGGATGGCGGTGCAGCGCCCCGTGGCCGAGCAGTGGAAGGCAGTGACCGGCTGCTTCATCGCCGAAGGCTACGGTCTGTCGGAGACTTCGCCGACACTGACCTGCAATCCCGCGACCACGACCGAGTTCTCGGGATCGATCGGCATTCCCGTGCCCTCGACCTGGATTTCGATCCGCGACGACGACGGCAACGAAGTGCCGCTTGGCCAGCCCGGCGAGATCTGCGCCAAGGGCCCGCAGGTGATGTCGGGCTACTGGAATAGGCCGGAAGAGACCGCGAAGGTGATGACCGCTGACGGATATTTCCGCACCGGCGACATCGGCGTGATGGACGAGAAGGGCTACACCAAGATCGTCGACCGCAAGAAGGACATGATCCTAGTCTCCGGCTTCAACGTCTATCCCAACGAGATCGAGGAAGTGATCGCGAGCCATCCGGGCGTGCTCGAATGCGCCGTGATCGGCATCCCCGATTCCAAATCGGGCGAGGCGGTGAAGGCCTTCGTGGTCAAGAAGGATCCGAACCTCACGGCGGAAGCCGTGATCAAGTTCTGCCAGGAGCAGCTCACCGGCTACAAGGTGCCCAAGCACATCGAATTCCGCAACGATTTGCCGAAGACCAATGTCGGCAAGATCCTGCGCCGGCAGCTTCGCGACGAGAAGGCGGAGGCGGCGTAA
- a CDS encoding D-alanyl-D-alanine carboxypeptidase family protein, with product MHALRPLLRKSLFNLFAASLACAALLAPRAASAEALLLIEADSGKVLQADNATIPWYPASVTKIMTAYVTLKAVKDGRLTLDSLLTVSPTAASQSPSKMGFRPGTQLTVDNALKMMMVKSANDMAVVLAEGVGGSIDGFSAMMNDTAKKLGMTQTSYVNPNGLPADGQITSARDLGILARAFLRDLPEYESFVHIPAIRFGKRITGNFNKLIGRYPGADGFKTGFICASGYNLVASATRNGRRLIAVVLGANSGTARAVKAAQLLERGFAQDTLTWLRPSLGTVDNLVPVDASPPNLRDEMCGPHRKRPASDDDDALIATNGGTPGSATGGEAQVTFFTAGLQPPMMKASELMAAAPAAAEPVLVYTGPTRTGTALIAAVAADADQQTVAKPRGKKSRVAKRHDAADKPKDANKDGIKDAGTKTAAAKPDTKQGAAKSDGKTATKPAAAKHATAKSDASAKSAATGDQAPKPAKPKAATNPAATKPAATKPANNS from the coding sequence GTGCACGCCCTTCGCCCGCTGCTTCGCAAATCCCTGTTCAATCTGTTCGCTGCGAGCCTCGCATGCGCCGCATTGCTTGCGCCGCGCGCGGCGAGCGCCGAAGCGCTGCTTCTGATCGAAGCCGACAGCGGCAAGGTGTTGCAGGCGGATAACGCGACCATTCCCTGGTATCCGGCCTCCGTCACCAAGATCATGACCGCCTATGTGACGCTGAAGGCGGTCAAGGACGGCAGGCTCACACTCGACTCGCTGCTTACGGTATCTCCGACGGCAGCCTCGCAATCGCCATCGAAGATGGGTTTCCGCCCGGGAACACAGCTCACCGTCGACAACGCCCTGAAGATGATGATGGTCAAGTCGGCGAACGACATGGCCGTGGTGCTCGCCGAAGGCGTCGGCGGTTCGATCGACGGCTTCTCCGCGATGATGAACGACACCGCGAAGAAGCTCGGCATGACGCAGACGAGCTACGTCAATCCGAACGGCCTGCCCGCCGACGGCCAGATCACGTCGGCGCGTGATCTCGGAATCCTGGCGCGCGCGTTCCTGCGTGACCTGCCGGAATACGAGTCCTTCGTGCACATTCCGGCGATCCGCTTCGGCAAGCGCATCACCGGCAATTTCAACAAGCTGATCGGCCGCTATCCCGGCGCCGATGGCTTCAAGACCGGCTTCATCTGCGCCTCCGGCTACAACCTCGTCGCATCGGCCACGCGCAACGGCCGCCGGCTGATCGCGGTGGTGCTGGGCGCCAATTCCGGAACCGCGCGCGCGGTGAAGGCGGCGCAGCTGCTCGAGCGCGGCTTCGCTCAAGACACTCTCACCTGGCTGCGTCCCTCGCTCGGCACCGTCGACAACCTCGTGCCGGTCGACGCCTCGCCGCCGAACCTGCGCGACGAGATGTGCGGGCCCCACCGCAAGCGGCCGGCCAGCGACGACGACGATGCGCTGATCGCGACCAATGGCGGCACGCCTGGATCCGCCACCGGCGGCGAAGCTCAGGTCACCTTCTTCACGGCCGGCCTCCAGCCGCCCATGATGAAGGCCTCCGAGCTGATGGCCGCCGCTCCGGCCGCCGCCGAGCCTGTGCTTGTCTACACCGGCCCAACCCGCACCGGCACCGCCTTGATCGCCGCGGTCGCGGCCGATGCCGACCAACAGACGGTGGCAAAGCCGCGTGGCAAGAAGTCGCGCGTCGCCAAGAGGCACGACGCGGCCGACAAGCCCAAGGACGCCAACAAGGACGGCATTAAGGACGCAGGCACCAAGACGGCGGCGGCGAAGCCGGACACCAAGCAGGGTGCTGCCAAGAGCGACGGCAAGACTGCGACCAAGCCAGCCGCAGCCAAGCATGCCACGGCCAAGTCCGATGCGTCGGCAAAATCCGCGGCTACCGGCGATCAAGCTCCCAAGCCCGCCAAGCCGAAGGCCGCAACTAACCCCGCCGCGACCAAGCCCGCCGCCACCAAGCCGGCCAACAACAGTTAG
- a CDS encoding glucan ABC transporter ATP-binding protein/ permease, which produces MSILRLYTRVLELLGREARLGWLLAVANLLLAASQFAEPVLFGRIVDVLSGKTVAGSNSAWPFLAAWVAFGLFTIVCSALVALQADRLSHRQRQAVLTDYFEHILQLPLTFHSGTHSGRLMKVMLNGTDALWRLWLGFFREHFAAILSVVVLLPLSLYLNWRLAILLFVLCIVFTALTTFVVRKTFGMQMEVEEHYSELSARASDALGNVALVQSFVRVESEVKGLRSVADELLAAQMPVLSWWALVTVITRASTTITVLAIFTLGIALHDQGLTSVGEIVMFVSFATMLIQKLEQVVGFINNVFMEAPRLREFFNVLDAVPAVHDRPDAIDAGRLSGLVEFNDVTFSYDGKRPAIEDLTFTALPGQTIALVGPTGAGKSTAIALLHRAFDPQSGFIKIDGMDVRGVTLTSLRRNIGVVFQEALLFNRSIAENLRVGKPDATEAEMRKAAERAQALEFIERSGGFETNAGERGRMLSGGERQRLSIARALLKDPPILILDEATSALDAVTEAKVNAALDEVMKGRTTFVIAHRLSTIRNATRILVFENGRVSESGTFDELVAKGGHFAELARAQFMVQDSARASVTAAETAATAVKSP; this is translated from the coding sequence ATGTCCATCCTCCGTCTCTACACCCGCGTTCTCGAGCTGCTTGGCAGGGAGGCGCGGCTCGGCTGGCTGCTCGCGGTCGCCAATCTCCTGCTCGCAGCCTCGCAGTTTGCGGAACCCGTGCTGTTCGGCCGGATCGTCGACGTGCTCTCGGGCAAGACCGTGGCCGGCTCGAATTCGGCCTGGCCATTCCTGGCTGCCTGGGTCGCGTTCGGGCTGTTCACCATCGTCTGCAGCGCGCTGGTGGCCTTGCAGGCCGACCGGCTCTCGCACCGCCAGCGCCAGGCGGTTCTGACGGACTATTTCGAGCACATTTTGCAACTGCCGCTGACCTTCCACTCCGGCACCCATTCCGGCCGGCTGATGAAGGTGATGCTCAACGGCACCGACGCGCTGTGGCGGCTGTGGCTTGGCTTCTTCCGCGAGCATTTTGCCGCGATCCTCTCGGTCGTGGTTCTGCTGCCGCTGTCGCTCTATCTGAACTGGCGGCTCGCGATCCTGCTATTCGTGCTCTGCATCGTCTTCACCGCGCTGACGACTTTCGTGGTGCGCAAGACCTTCGGCATGCAGATGGAGGTCGAAGAGCACTACAGCGAGCTCTCCGCGCGCGCCTCGGATGCACTCGGCAATGTCGCGCTGGTGCAGAGCTTCGTCCGCGTCGAATCCGAGGTGAAGGGTCTGCGCTCCGTCGCCGACGAACTGCTGGCCGCGCAGATGCCGGTGCTGTCGTGGTGGGCGCTCGTCACCGTCATCACGCGTGCCTCCACCACCATCACGGTACTCGCGATCTTCACCCTGGGTATCGCGCTGCACGACCAAGGACTGACATCCGTCGGCGAGATCGTGATGTTCGTGAGCTTCGCGACGATGCTGATCCAGAAGCTCGAGCAGGTCGTGGGCTTCATCAACAATGTGTTCATGGAAGCCCCGCGCCTGCGCGAGTTCTTCAACGTGCTCGATGCCGTGCCCGCGGTGCACGACAGGCCCGACGCGATCGATGCGGGGCGGCTCTCCGGCCTCGTCGAGTTCAACGACGTCACCTTCTCCTATGACGGCAAACGACCGGCGATCGAGGACCTCACCTTCACGGCGTTGCCCGGCCAGACCATCGCGCTGGTCGGCCCGACCGGCGCCGGCAAGTCAACCGCGATCGCGCTGCTGCATCGCGCCTTCGACCCGCAATCCGGCTTCATCAAGATCGACGGCATGGACGTGCGCGGCGTCACGCTGACCTCGCTGCGGCGGAACATCGGCGTGGTGTTCCAGGAGGCGCTGCTGTTCAACCGCTCGATCGCGGAGAACTTGCGCGTCGGCAAGCCGGATGCGACCGAGGCCGAGATGCGCAAGGCGGCCGAGCGCGCGCAGGCGCTCGAATTCATCGAGCGCAGTGGCGGCTTCGAGACCAATGCCGGCGAACGCGGCCGCATGCTCTCCGGTGGCGAGCGGCAGCGGCTGTCGATCGCCCGCGCGCTGCTGAAGGATCCTCCGATCCTGATCCTGGACGAGGCGACCAGCGCGCTCGACGCCGTCACCGAGGCCAAGGTGAATGCCGCTCTCGACGAAGTGATGAAGGGCCGCACCACCTTCGTGATCGCCCACCGCCTCTCCACCATCCGCAACGCCACGCGGATCCTGGTGTTCGAGAACGGCCGGGTGAGCGAAAGCGGAACTTTCGATGAACTCGTGGCCAAAGGCGGCCATTTCGCCGAACTCGCCAGGGCCCAGTTCATGGTTCAGGACAGCGCACGGGCCAGCGTGACGGCGGCCGAGACTGCTGCGACTGCGGTCAAATCGCCCTAA
- a CDS encoding ABC transporter substrate-binding protein, translated as MSGFKTIALRCLLALSISLAIPIARDVGAAETAAPPVAIHFTFDRPLDASMAPFFLAAKDGRFGAEHLGVTFNTAAGSPEALTRLARGDSELALVDINELIRFRDKDNAAPIKAVFVLFNRAPYAIVARRSRGIHLLPDLDGKTVGVADSDLSMRLWPALAQQNGINASRVKFHRISAAVREPILSAGQVDAVAGFSYLSAVNLRDRGVPEADLVVLRYADYGCEAYGFAVVANPAFAAAKPDAVKGFVRALIAGINATVSEPERAAEEAASRIDDGDRNLELERLRTALADNILTDEVRRNGLGGVDPARLDRSIGQIAQEFKFRKQPTAGDIFDDRFLPPVTGRLIN; from the coding sequence ATGTCGGGATTCAAGACGATCGCGCTTCGTTGCCTGCTGGCCCTCTCGATCTCGCTTGCGATCCCGATTGCACGCGATGTCGGCGCGGCCGAAACCGCCGCGCCCCCGGTTGCCATTCACTTCACCTTCGACCGCCCGTTGGACGCGAGCATGGCGCCGTTCTTCCTCGCCGCAAAGGACGGCAGGTTCGGCGCCGAACATCTCGGCGTGACCTTCAACACCGCAGCCGGATCGCCAGAAGCGCTCACGCGCCTCGCCAGGGGCGACAGCGAGCTTGCGCTCGTCGACATCAACGAGCTGATCCGCTTTCGCGACAAGGACAACGCGGCGCCGATCAAGGCGGTGTTCGTGCTGTTCAACCGCGCGCCCTACGCGATCGTCGCGCGCAGGAGCCGCGGCATCCATTTGTTGCCCGATCTCGACGGCAAGACCGTCGGCGTTGCCGACAGCGATCTGTCGATGCGGCTATGGCCGGCACTGGCGCAGCAGAACGGCATCAATGCATCGCGCGTCAAATTCCACAGGATCAGCGCGGCGGTGCGCGAGCCGATCCTCTCCGCGGGCCAGGTCGATGCGGTCGCCGGCTTCAGCTATCTCTCGGCGGTGAACCTGCGTGACCGCGGCGTGCCCGAAGCCGATCTCGTCGTGTTGCGCTATGCGGATTACGGCTGCGAAGCCTATGGCTTTGCCGTGGTGGCCAATCCCGCCTTCGCCGCCGCAAAGCCGGACGCCGTGAAGGGCTTCGTCCGCGCCTTGATCGCGGGCATCAACGCGACGGTCAGCGAGCCCGAGCGTGCGGCGGAGGAGGCCGCGAGCCGCATCGACGACGGCGACCGCAATTTGGAGCTGGAGCGCCTGCGCACCGCCCTCGCCGACAACATCCTGACCGACGAGGTCAGGCGCAACGGCCTCGGCGGCGTTGATCCGGCGCGCCTCGATCGCTCGATCGGCCAGATCGCGCAGGAGTTCAAATTCCGGAAACAACCGACGGCGGGCGATATCTTCGACGACCGCTTCCTGCCGCCGGTGACGGGGCGGCTGATCAACTGA
- the hisE gene encoding phosphoribosyl-ATP diphosphatase, producing MSDSLERLYLAVLAARDLDPATSRTARLFQRGPSKMAKKLAEEAIEVVIDAVNGDSEAVIRESADLLYNLTVLWASAGVRPEDVWREMARREDMLGIAEKLPKSPMKLPKVASPRVAVRRPIVALEGRAARKRH from the coding sequence ATGAGTGATTCGCTTGAGCGGCTATACCTGGCTGTGCTCGCGGCCAGAGATCTTGATCCGGCAACATCGCGCACGGCCCGGCTGTTTCAGCGCGGCCCCTCCAAAATGGCGAAGAAGCTGGCCGAAGAGGCCATCGAAGTCGTGATCGATGCGGTCAATGGCGACAGCGAGGCCGTGATCCGGGAAAGCGCCGACCTGCTCTACAATCTCACCGTGCTATGGGCATCGGCCGGGGTACGTCCCGAGGACGTCTGGCGGGAGATGGCGCGACGTGAAGACATGCTCGGTATTGCCGAGAAGCTGCCGAAATCACCGATGAAACTGCCCAAAGTCGCGTCACCGCGCGTTGCCGTCAGGCGGCCAATTGTCGCGCTCGAGGGCCGCGCCGCGCGCAAGCGCCACTAA